The Electrophorus electricus isolate fEleEle1 chromosome 4, fEleEle1.pri, whole genome shotgun sequence region gcgtattctTGCTTCAACTCTCAATATTATTGGCCAAACTAAAGTTTGTTTACCCTGCTGCAGTAGAGTGATTTAGAAGCAgactctgtgtgcatgtgtgtgtttgtgtgtgtgagtgtgtgtgtgtgtgtgtgtgtgtgtgtgtgtgtgagaaggtaTTCTCTATTCTCCAGCTCAAATTTCTAAACAGCCCTTTGAAATCCAGACCATCATTAAAGTCCTGAAGACCCTAAACACAGCAGTCCTGCTGGGGTTCTGTAGGCTgggtaaaacaaaacaaaacatcacacacacacacacacacacatacacgcacacacacatatacacacggacacatagacaaacactcacgtgcatacacacacaccacccacaccaaaaaacatgcacatacacacacacacaccctccagccACTGACCGTCCATCACCAGAGTGTTCATACACAGGTGTGAGTACAGGGCATGTTCATTAGTGTTATTCTGAATGTAAGTGAGCGTTACACCAGCCCATGGACCCAGCTGTagtaggctgtgtgtgagtgtgtgtgtgtgtgtgtgtgtggctgtgtgtgtgtgcgttcatacttgtatgcatgtgttttgatGTATCATCATGTAAAATGATTCCTCATGGGAATTCCCCTCTCTaacccactctccctctctctctctctctctctctctctctaacccactctctgtctctctctccctctctaacccactctctctccctctctctgtctctctctctccctcgctctctctctctctctaacccactctccctctccctctctaacccactctctctccctctctctaacccactctctccctctctctaacccactctctctccctctctaacccactctctctccctctctctaacccactctctctaacccactctctctctctctctctccctctctctaacccactctccctctccctctctctaacccactctctccctctctctaacccactctccctctctctctaacccactctctccctctctctaacccactctctctccctctctctaacccactctctctaacccactctctctctccctctctaacccactctctctctctctctaacccactctctaacccacactctctctctctccctctctctctctctctctaacccactctccctctccctctctctaacccactctctctctaacccactctctccctctctctctaacccactctctctctctctaacccactctctctctccctctctctaacccactctctctaacccactctctctctctctctccctctctctaacccactctctctctctctccctctctctctctctctctaacccactctctcactttgtcccccccacacacacactctctatattggtctctctcagtcttagtgtgtgtgttatcagtcATGGCTGGGTTTGGCAGGGCAACAGGTCAGATGCTACACAAAGGTCAGGCATGAAGGAGCAGTCTGCATtgtactctcactctctctctgtcattagAATGCTTCCATGTAATAAACAGAGACTACAGACTGAAGCGTATCTCCTGAGTGTCAGAGAGCCGCAGCACAGATGGGTTGTGGTTCTGTGTATAACGCTCTGTCTGtccagagagtgtgtgtggtcaccGTGAGCGCAGCGCGGTGGAGACAGAGATCCACTTCCTTCTTCACTGTCAAAAATTCACAGACAGAGTTAAACAGATGATCCCAAACTATGGAACGCAGAACTGGAGAAATGACAGATAGTTCTGggagaggcacacacacaccgcacagtGCACAGTGACTATCAGTGTGTCACTGCCTGAGACAGTGGGGAACACCTACCTTAACTACTtacaatattataaaatattgctaaaaaatattttaatgattatttttattcattactgtttccacttttattctgtaattattgtctttttttttaaagttttgtttattttttaaattattttattttattgtaattcttATTGGCAATGAAGACCAAAGAAAATACATTGTCtacaaaaacatacagaatcaacagtcactAATCAACAATGTTGACCaacaaaaatacagtaataataataccaacaacaataataataaataattaatgacacttttctgtccatctctctctctctcttgcaccaGGTGAGATGGCTTTtctggtgtgactgtgtgacgtacagtaataataaacaacaacaatattattaGCAGCTAACAAGCCATAATTGTACTTAAACATCGGGTCAGTTTTTCTTTCCACCTCCTTCTCTCAGAcccctagttactaaacccatatatattactaaacccctatatattactaaacccctagttactaaacccatatatattactaaacccctagttactaaacccatatatattactaaacccatatatattactaaacccctagttactaaacccatatatattactaaacccctagttactaaacccatatatattactaaacccatatatattactaaacccctagttactaaacccatatatattactaaacccatatatgttactaaacccctagttactaaacccatatatattactaaacccatatatattactaaacccctagttactaaacccatatatattactaaacccatatatattactaaacccctagttactaaacccatatatattactaaacccctagttactaaacccatatatattactaaacccatatatattactaaagccctagttactaaacccatatatattactaaacccatatatattactaaacccctagttactaaacccatatatattactaaacccctagttactaaacccatatatattactaaacccctagttactaaacccatatatattactaaacccctagttactaaaccaatatatattactaaacccatatatattactaaacccctagttactaaacccatatatattactaaagccctagttactaaacccatatatattactaaacccatatatattactaaacccctagttactaaacccatatatattactaaacccatatatattactaaagccctagttactaaacccatatatattactaaacccctagttactaaacccatatatattactaaagccctagttactaaacccatatatattactaaacccatatatattactaaacccctagttactaaacccatatatattactaaacccctagttactaaacccatatatattactaaacccatatatattactaaagccctagttactaaacccatatatattactaaacccatatatattactaaacccctagttactaaacccatatatattactaaacccatatatattactaaagccctagttactaaacccatatatattactaaacccatatatattactaaagccctagttactaaacccatatatattactaaacccatatatattactaaacccctagttactaaacccatatatattactaaagccatatatattactaaagccctagttactaaacccatatatattactaaacccctagttactaaacccatatatattactaaagccatatatattactaaagccctagttactaaacccatatatattactaaacccctagttactaaacccatatatattactaaacccatatatattactaaacccctagttactaaacccatatatattactaaacccctagttactaaacccctagttactaaacccatatatattactaaacccctagttactaaacccatatatattactaaacccatatatattactaaacccatatatattactaaacccctagttactaaacccatatatattactaaacccctagttactaaacccatatatattactaaacccatatatattactaaacccatatatattactaaagcCCTAGTTACTAAagccatatatattactaaagccctagttactaaacccatatatattactaaacccctagttactaaacccatatatattactaaacccatatatattactaaagccctagttactaaacccatatatattactaaagccctagttactaaacccatatatattactaaacccctaGATATTACTAACCCCTaattactaaacccatatatattactaaacccctagttactaaacccatattACTAAAGccctagttactaaacccatatatattactaaagccctagttactaaacccatatatattactaaacccatatatattactaaacccctagttactaaacccatatatattactaaacccctagttactaaacccatatatattactaaagccctagttactaaacccatatatattactacaCCCCCAATTACTAAATCCCTATATATTACTAAGCCCTAATTGCTAAACCCCTAATTactaaacacacatatattactaaacccctaattacttttattttatttttacttttatattatttttgaatttgGTATCCAAACACTGGCGCTCATCGCCTGTAATcagatgtttatttgtttgtatttgtttatttatattctgAATGTATGTCTGACTGTGGCGCTGTTGCTCCTGCAGAAACTCTGTGGCGCCAGGAGTGCAGTGTTTCCTCTCAGTCTGATCACACGCACCTTTACCTCTCAACCGTCTGCCCATCGCCGCCCGTCAGCCTGTAAATGTTCTAGTACAACAGCGCCATCTCCtggcgtgcacacatacatacagacaggcccaatacagaaaacagaagaataGAACAGAAGAATAAACTACGCTAGGAGACTTGAGTAATCCCCTTTACCCGTCTACTGTTAAAGCTACGCTAGGAGACTTGAGTAATCCCCTTTACCCGTTTACTGTTAAAGCTACGCTAGGAGACTCGAGTAATCCCCTTTACCCGTCTACTGTTAAAGCTACGCTAGGAGACTCGAGTAATCCCCTTTACCCGTCTACTGTTAAAGCTACGCTAGGAGACTTGAGTAATCCCCTTTACCCGTCTGTTAAAGCTACGCTAGGAGACTCGAGTAATCCCCATTACCCGTCTACTGTTAAAGCTATGCTAGGAGACTCGAGTAATCCCCTTTACCCGTCTACTGTTAAAGCTACGCTAGGAGACTTGAGTAATCCCCTTTACCCGTCTGTTAAAGCTACGCTAGGAGACTCGAGTAATCCCCTTTACCCGTCTACTGTTAAAGCTACGCTAGGAGACTCGAGTAATCCCCTTTACCCGTCTACTGTTAAAGCTACGCTAGACTTGCTGTAAAGCCACTACGAGGAGGTCCGGTTCAGGGACTGTGAACACAGCCATGGCCCAtttgctgtgtgagtgagtgtagcgGGTTGGTTCACGGAGTCTCGGTTAGTtaatcatttcacatttcacatctgTAGTAGTTAACCCCACTTCATGATCTAGACATTATCAGTGCTCTGGATCCAGAGACGCAAGAAAAACTTGTAGGAAGTGATAATGGCACTGAGGCCTCAGCTTCAGGGTGAGTGAGTCAGCTAGCTAAGTAGGTCTATTAGCTATCTGATATCTACAGTTAACTACTGATCAGTTCAGTACATTTAGGAGGTTTCATTTCTAGTTGTGCCTCTGGCTGTTTCTGCTGTGACTATGTGCCTGGCGTTGCCCTGACACACCTCAGATTTCAGATTTGGAATTGTTCTCCCCATCTTAGCTTGTAAACCTTGAGCGGTCAGTAGATGCAGCGCTCTAATTGGCTGGAGATTCAGTTGGGACTCTCTGGAGATGATGTGATGTGGGGAGGGAGAGTAAGTGTGTGGGAACGATAGTTTGTGTGGAGTTTTAAGGTATTTGGGAAGCTTTGACTACAAAACTGTACACACTAaactgtgtgtttgaatgtttctgaatgtgaacgTTTTGCATGAAAActcagacacgcagacacatttCTTCCTGGTTTTTGTGCGCTTTCTCCTTTCTCCATAGGTCAAGGTTCACACTTCTCCCTCGCTGCTGCCCGTGTCCGGCTCCGTCTTTCACCCGCCCACGGTTCTGATCGGCACTTCCGTGTGCCCTGCGCTCGGAGAGACGTTCGAGCTTACGAGTCAACACACATAAGGAAGACGGTCCGGAGAGGACCTGTCCCGTGCAGAACAGGGCTCGTCTCCCGAAGGGTGTCGGATCTGGCCGGTTTGCCCTCATATGTGAGCTGGAGTGTGCTGTTCTTTCTGCAGAAGCTCGTCACCACACAGGAAGGGCCAGATGAGTCACGAGGGAGGTAGGCAGGACTGTTCACGCACACGCTGACGTGAGACCTAGCATTTGATTCTGAGGTACAGCAGTAGTGTCTCAGTATTTAAGGAACTCTACTAGTTAtgaggttgccagttcaaatcccaccatggccaggtttccactgttggtcccgtgcaagacccttaaccctcaatgaATCAATTATTGTTGCATTCAGTCAGAATTCCTTTGGATAAAtcctcagctaaatgccgtataTAACACTGTGGCTGACCATATCTGATATGACAAGTGTGTCTATAACAGTGTCTGATATAAACTGTGAATCCTCACACTGTCCTGTAATGTCGTTTGCTGGGGAACTTGGTGTGCGTGATCCCTTACCAGTGGAACCTCAAGCTTGATGATGTTGGAACCTTGTTCTACCGGCTCTACCGGGTGAGCGACAGCGCTAATAATAGCACCCCGGAAGTGTTGAAGGGACAACCCAAGCAGATGGGCTGTGCTCACGCTTTTCTCCATGGAAATCACATGCACTCGATACTGGTGCACCGCCATCCCGTTCCACACTACTGGCTGGGTTGAGCGAACTCTCCGCCCCTCGGCCTGGTGACCCATTTTGGAGCCCCGTGTGGGTGGTGCCACgctggatgggtgggtggggggttccTGGCAGATGCCTGCTACAGCTGCAGATGCTgccacacacgcgtgcatgcacagaGTCACGTGTGCCTGCATGTTCCTGTCGCTATGGTGATTAGTCATTATGAACCGCTATAGAGCCACAGGGCTGAcatggttgggtgtgtgtgtgtacacttggAGGCAAGTATATCACAGGTCTTTGACTGTGGGCAGGGTTTCGTAAGCACAGTGGTTAATTGAGGGGTTGATTGTAACCAATTGTTCACTCTGTCATCACAGGTCATTCCCAGCTGGACAAATGGGTCATGTCTGATATATAAAGTGTCTCCCATTACTCACACACGCCAAGTGTCCTCATTAGGGTTATGTGCATTACTAGAAAGAGAAGTTTTGTTGTTTAGCACGTCAATGCACAGACACTCACTTTTCAGTACATTTCAGGACTCCATGCACATGCGCAAAACCCCATGTAGTCCTGCACAGAAAGCAGCCCTTatctggcaacacacacacacacacacacacacacacaaacccaagtTGTTACAGACGAGATGTGGTTTAATTAGCTGCTCGATGTACATGTTGCAACCCTGTAATCATCTGTGTCTACTGTACACAGGCCTGGATAGCTAATGCAGTTCTGTATGACTATGATTGTGTCATGTCACCAGAGagactataaataaaaaaatcagacaTTTAAGCATGTAGCTAGTCACCGCTAGCAGTACTTGTACTGGACTGCATGTGCTACCTGGATGTTACTGAAAATCAAATGTACTAAAAGTTAAATAGAGACAAAGGTTcctttcctacacacacacacacacacacacacacacacgcacacacacacacacacacacaaacacacacaaacacacgcacccacaaacacacccacccccacccacaaacacacacacacccacccacaaacacacaccagttcaGAAGAGTGGGATCACCAGTCCAGAAGTGGGATTCATGTCACTAATATAGAATTCTAACACTTACATAAATGAGGTCGTGTGCTGCTGTGGGTATAAGCAGATCACACGACTCTACCATGATGCACGAAGCAAGACCCTCGCTTTCAGCTCcttcacagaaacactggcagaCCTGGAGGTCAAGACCTCAGCCATCGTCATCCTCGAGGAAGATGCTCCGATGAGAAATTCCTCTATAGCACTAAACTAAAAATCACTGCAGTATATcaataatcaatcaataatatttaaccccccccccccccccccccaatactcGAAATGCTAAATAAAACCTCTACAAATACCTTTTGGGGTGTTTCTATTACTTAGGTTTATGTTGTATAGCTATTTTTTGTGAGGTGGGATTCCTGACTTTAGAATGGTAGTGTACATAACAACCGGAGCAGAGAACGTCTCCCACGATAAAGTCCATGAACCACGGCAAGGTAAGCACCTCATTGGCTGAAAGCAGAAGAAGGCACTTTGAGATTGGAACAACCTGAACCCGCCCAAACAGATTACAATCTTAATTACAATCATAGAGCTTAAAAAACTAAATGGAAAAAGACGTTTGGAAAGAACAGGACAAATTCCTTAGTCACAGACATCTTTCACCATCAAGCAGAAGGAACCAGATTTTGTCACGTCAGAACTTCACGCTTCATGCAAGTCTGATTTAAAAGGAACAGCATAAAAACAATCTTTACTGTTTTTGTAAGgttttatctaaaaaaaaaagacaataagaaataaataaggaCTGGGAAGTCTGTGTGCTCTCCAGAAAAGCCATTGGATAACCGGGACAGAACACTAACCTTGGCTGTCACACCCGTGGCTTAGAACTCTAGTAAggcaaacactaacacacaccgaCGAGCTTGGCTTACAACCTGATGAGGAGTcgaacaaacaaaccaaaagacTTTGGATACGTTTACAGTTTTCTTCGTTTGTAGTTTTGGGTTCTTGTAAACAACACTGCCGCATCCGCTGTAACGGCTGGACCTCAGGATGGCGGGGCGGTCGACAGGCGACGCCCCGGAAGACACCTTGGTCATggcgttaaaaaaaaaaacggacgCTGTGAATCTCGAGGATTGAAGCACCACGTAGCTAGCACCTTACTGGAGACGCCCGCAGAGAGCATGGTCCTGACTGACTCCTGTGTCATCCAGTCTCCTGCATCCAGAGAATGACCGGTTAAGACGGCGCAAGTAAGTTGGAAAAACCAAGAAgaagaacataaaaaaaagactgtTTAGATTATGGAATCCAGGAGACGCTGGCAGGGCGTTTCTGGACTCGACCTTCAAGAACCAAAAGGCCCAGATCCCTCCCCGAAGCCAGGCACTTCCGCTCTACTCCCGTCGCTCCAGAGAGAAGCTTCCGGAAGGGCGTCAGTAATTCCGGATGCTGAAGAAGCCCACGCTGGTGGGCGACTCCTTCACGGTTACCGTGACGAGGTTGGCGGTGACATCGGTGACGAACACGTGTTCGATCAGGCTGCGCGTGGGTCTCCAGTCTGGGCCAGTCTGCACGCCCACCGACACGTCCTGCCTGTCGCTGGGATACGGCGACTCCTGCTCCGACTCCGAGCTGCTTCCCTCCTCGCCGGTGCTCGTCCCGCTCGGCGCCTTCCCCACCTTGCTGCCGTTCCTGTCCCGTGGCGTGTCGGGGGTGGGGCCTTTGTGCGGCCTGGCCTGGGCCGCCCTGCCCATCCTGTCCGCGGGGCTGCTGGCCTCCTCCGCCTTCACCCTGTCCGTCCCCGGCCGACCTGGCCGCCCCGGTGCCGCCCCGCCCCCCTGGCTCTCGGCACCGGTCAGGGCGCTTTTTTCCTGCGACGGGCCTTTTTTTACCCCGCCTTCCGGAACTCGGAGGCCGGAGCCCGTGTGGGTGTCACCCCCCTGTGGCACTTTGCTGGCGGCGGGAACTCTGGCGTGCTGCAGACCGGCAGCCTGGTTGCTGGGGCTTTTCGCCGGAGACAGGGAGGATGCGGAGGGTCTGGAGGTCGCCGGCCGCTGCGGGAGGCTCTGTGCCGGAGCTTCCATCTTTTTCATCCAGGTAGGagcgccccctgctgcctgTCCGTTGGGACTGCCGGCTGCGAACTTCGTGCCGTGCAAGCTCAGCGACGCCACTCCCGGAGACTTGCATGCCGCTGTCTTTAAATCCagccctgctcctcctccagatcTGCCCCCCACGTCTGAGACGGACAGCTTTAAATCCGCTGCGCTCTTCCCTTGCAATGGCCGCCCGAGCACGGAGGTGGGGCCGGCGGGCCGGCCCACCCCCGGCCCGCTCCTCGGGGGCGCGCCGGGTCCAAAGGACCCTCTGTTGTGCGTGGCGATGGGCTCCCTGCCGGCTGCCCTGCTCAGCCCTGTGTAGGTGAAGCTGGCAGGCATCAGGGGCTTTTTAATGCTGGCGCGCAGCTCGGCCAGTGAGTCTTTGGCCGTGTGCTTGGCCAGCTTCCGCGGGCCCTTGGCCTGGATCTGCCGCTGGGCCTTCAGCTCCGGCGCCAGGGGCCTCCTGCCCCGCCTCTTGGTGGGAGGGCCTGGCTTAGCCACCACGATCTGGGCCTTCTTCTGGGGCACAGGGTGCAGCTCCCTCGCCCGGGGGCTCGGCTTCCGCTTCCGGTCTCCGCCCAcctcgtcgtcgtcgtcgtcttCGTCCTCGTCATCATCGTCTTCGGACGAAGAGGACGAGGAGGTGGAAGTGGAGGACGATCCGGATGTagaggacgaggacgaggagcTGCTTGTTTTGGAGAGAGTAGGAGTTTTCTgcggaaaagaaagaaaaagatgacaGATAACGTTAAAATAACGCCGCCAATACACATCCAATGGCATAAAACATTCCGCAGTTTAGACGGTTGCAGGACGCATCGCTGCCTAGTTTGTCCCCAGCTATCCTGACCGAGGCTGCCACCAGACTCCTGACATGCTGCGTTAAGACAGAGGTTCGGCGGCGTTGCGTCATGTACCATGATTTTCCGAGGTCTTCCACGAGGCCGTTTTCCCTTCTTCCGGAGCAGCAGCTCCCGTTCCTGCTCCCTGGATGTTCAATACAAGAGCAAGAACCCGGAATTACCAAAACAACTTCCACAAGGAAAGAATACAACATGGAAACACTAATATATCTTCTCAAAACTGAACTTTTAAACAGTGTGATGTAGGCTCAGGTGGTGGTGTTACATTTCTAAACAGCTGACGTAGGCTCGGGTGGTGTTGTTACGTTTCTAAACAACTGATGTAGGCTCGGGTGGTGTTGCATTTCTAAACAGCTGACGTAGACTCAGTGTGGTGTTGCGTTTTTAAACAGCAGACGTAGGCTCTGCGTGGTGTTGTGTTTCTAAACAGCTAACGTAGGCTCGGGGTACTGTTGCGTTTCTAAACAGCTTACGTAGGCCTTGGGTGGTGTTGCGTTTCTAAACACCTGACTTAAGCTTGGGTAGTGTTATGTTTCTAAACAGCTGATGTAGTCTCGGATGTTTTTACGATTCTAAACAGCTGGCGTAGGCTCGGGTTGTGTTGCGTTTCTAAACAGCTGACGTAGGCTCAGAGCGTCTCCATCTGCCCTTGTTTGCTAGGAGGTTCTTGCTTTGATATGAAAACAACCAAATTCGTTAAAACGTCCTTAACAAGTGCAGCTGTGTCAACCAAACCTGGTTGCAAAATCTAGTTCCTGTTTTTCATGAAACTTCCTGCCATGGTCTCAATGCAGATTCACAGTTTCATTTTGAGAAAACAGTAACTTTCTGTTACCTTCATGCACGCCACAACACCAGATTACGCTCCACGTTAATGGTCTCAATCTGTTGATGTTTGCTCCGTGGTTAAACCACACAAATAACTACAGCATGGTGGAGACCCCCTCCCATCC contains the following coding sequences:
- the cbx2 gene encoding chromobox protein homolog 2, with product MTQARTVSAACHSRALAFPFFSAERGAADMEELSAVGEQVFDAECILNKRLRKGKLEYLVKWRGWSSKHNSWEPQENLLDPRLLAAFNKREQERELLLRKKGKRPRGRPRKIMKTPTLSKTSSSSSSSSTSGSSSTSTSSSSSSEDDDDEDEDDDDDEVGGDRKRKPSPRARELHPVPQKKAQIVVAKPGPPTKRRGRRPLAPELKAQRQIQAKGPRKLAKHTAKDSLAELRASIKKPLMPASFTYTGLSRAAGREPIATHNRGSFGPGAPPRSGPGVGRPAGPTSVLGRPLQGKSAADLKLSVSDVGGRSGGGAGLDLKTAACKSPGVASLSLHGTKFAAGSPNGQAAGGAPTWMKKMEAPAQSLPQRPATSRPSASSLSPAKSPSNQAAGLQHARVPAASKVPQGGDTHTGSGLRVPEGGVKKGPSQEKSALTGAESQGGGAAPGRPGRPGTDRVKAEEASSPADRMGRAAQARPHKGPTPDTPRDRNGSKVGKAPSGTSTGEEGSSSESEQESPYPSDRQDVSVGVQTGPDWRPTRSLIEHVFVTDVTANLVTVTVKESPTSVGFFSIRNY